From the Montipora capricornis isolate CH-2021 chromosome 2, ASM3666992v2, whole genome shotgun sequence genome, one window contains:
- the LOC138024749 gene encoding uncharacterized protein produces the protein MLDRAYRISSDWSYFSQECDRLKIVFLKLKYPKHLFNLAVKKFVDSKVADQQHIPSTDTTTPPIRVIIPFKDKVSANVVKRRLTDLGAKIRATIQPLFVIRKLNEDLKLREVKPAIVNQQCVVYKFQCNLCDAGYVGYTRGHLHERVDGHKQKSSSICKHYFGDHNSNVPSCFSEQFHVLTKCTNKFDCLIKEMLFIRKLKPSLNVQTDSIRAKVFT, from the coding sequence ATGTTAGATCGTGCTTACCGCATATCGTCCGACTGGTCTTACTTCTCACAAGAATGCGATCGACTTAAGATTGTATTCTTAAAGCTTAAGTACCCGAAGCACCTGTTCAACCTGGCTGTCAAGAAATTTGTAGATTCTAAGGTAGCAGACCAGCAGCACATTCCATCAACCGACACGACTACACCCCCCATCCGAGTTATCATACCTTTCAAAGATAAGGTCTCCGCTAATGTAGTGAAAAGGCGTCTCACAGACCTCGGCGCAAAAATCAGAGCCACCATTCAGCCCTTGTTCGTGATCAGAAAACTCAACGAAGACCTTAAACTTCGAGAAGTCAAGCCAGCCATTGTTAACCAACAATGTGTAgtttataaatttcaatgtaacctgtgcgatgcaggatATGTAGGTTACACTCGCGGCCACCTCCACGAACGCgttgatggacacaaacaaaaatcGTCGTCAatttgtaaacattattttggCGACCATAATTCAAACGTACCATCTTGTTTTTCAGAACAATTTCACGTGCTTACCAAATGTACTAACAAGTTTGATTGCCTAATTAAGGAGATGCTTTTCATAAGAAAACTTAAACCATCCCTAAACGTGCAAACGGATTCTATTCGCGCGAAGGTATTCACTTGA